In Bacillus thuringiensis, the DNA window CAGGTGATGGACTTTCTTCTAGTAGTTTTTGCAAGCGGCGCTGAATTGTACAATCACGCTCTCCTAAATGAATGGCATTTCCGTGTGTATCTGCCATTATTTGAATCTCAACATGGCGGAAATCTTCAACGTACTTTTCTAAGTATACACCAGGGTTCCCAAAAGCGGTACTAGCTTCTTGCTGTGTAATTTGAATTCCTTTTACAAGCTCTTCTTCATGGCGTGCAACACGAATACCTTTTCCACCGCCACCTGCAGTCGCTTTAATAATAACTGGATATCCAATTTGATTAGCAAGCTCGATCGCTTCTTCGGTATTTTTAATAATCCCTTGTGAACCTGGTACAATCGGAACCCCTGCTTCTTTCATTGTATCACGAGCAACGTCTTTTGTGCCCATCTTTGAAATAGCTTCTGGACTTGGACCGATAAAAATCAAGTTACATTCACGGCACAGCTCTGCAAAATCTGCATTCTCTGCTAAAAATCCGTATCCCGGATGAATTGCATCGCAGCCTGTTAACTTCGCAACACTAATAATGTTCGTCAAATTTAAATAGCTTTCTTTCGAAATCGTTGGTCCTACACAATACGCCTCATCAGCAATTTGTACGTGAAGTGACTCTTTATCTGCTTCTGAATAAATTGCGACTGTTTCAATATCCATTTCTTTACAAGCACGAATAATTCGTACAGCAATTTCCCCACGATTGGCTATTAATACTTTTTTTATCATCACAAAGACTCCCTTATTACGCTTTTACAAGAAATAGCGGTTGTCCATACTCAACAAGCTGTCCATTATTAACAAGAATCTCAACAATTTCGCCATCTACATCAGCATCGATTTCATTAAATAATTTCATAGCCTCGACAATGCATACGATAGAATCTTTCGATACTCTATCCCCTACACTTACATATGCAGGTGTGTCAGGCGAAGAAGAAGAATAGAATGTACCTACCATCGGTGATGTAATTTTATGTAGGTTCTCATGTTGAACAGATTTTTTCTCTTCTTGTTTTGGTACTTCCACTTGTGCTGCCGCTACTGTTGTTTCAACTTCAACAGGTGCTACTGGTTGCACGGCTTGTTTTGCTACAGGTGCTTGCACCGCAACAACTTCATTACCACGCTTTTTCATTTTAATTGTCGTACCATCTTTCTTGTATTCAAATTCATCAATATTAGAGCTATCAATTAATTTAATTAATTCACGAACTTCTTGAATTTTAAACATGTAAAATCCACTCCCATACTCTTGTTTGTCCCGTTTTTACAGATTCTCAGCACTAAAAACTAGATTGACTGTAAAAATACGATGTACTCTATTAGAAAATGTATTTCATTTACTAATAAAAATAGTTACTATTTCCATCTTACGATAAATTTTTTAAACATTCCAATTTATATTTCTTTATAATAAATCGAAACTCCTGTAAAAATATTATTCCAATAAAAATTTATTACCTAGTAATAATACCAAGTTTCACACAAAATTGGCAAGACCACTTCCTAAAAAACATTCCTTACTTTTTCAAAATGCTACACAGTAAACGTAGAATTACCGCTCCACCCTTCACCTCATCTATAGTCAATAACATATTTTTACCAAATATTATTTTTTTGTTTACACGTCGTTCATCATTCCTTCATATAAGAATAGTATGTTCAAAGTGTAGAAAATATATCGTATCGAGGTGTGGACATATGATATGGCTCATTCTCTTCTTACCTGCCGTAATGGTCTGGGCATTCGTTCTCTTCATCCACGTCAAATCTGGAAAAAGTAATCATCGTTACCATGAACCACTAATCTTTTACTCACAACGCATTTCTCCATTCCGAGTTGAACATAATAAAAACAACTACAAAGACGAAACAGAAAAAAGCTATCGAAAATGATAGCTTTTTTCTATAATTATTTTCAAACAATCCGATTCGTAAAAATTAATAATCCGCGGGGAATTTCCCCGCGGATTGTTAGTTTTTATTTTGTTGGTGGATCAAATTTCACACCTACATCTTTTGATCCGCCTTCACTTCTTACAAGCTGTATAATTTTGTTCGCTTCTTTTTGTGAATGCTTTGCTGCTTTCACAGTTACTCTAATGTCAGTTCCATCAGCTCTTACAAGGGCATCTTTATATCCTCCTTGAGACTTAATCACTGTCTCAAGTAATTCTTGCTTCGTTTCCATTGTAGTAATTGCATCAAAATTATCTTTCGCTTTACTCTTTTCTGTTGCTGAAGATTTTGCTGAATTCATCACTTCTTGTAATCTTGATTTTTCTTCACTTCGCTGATCTTCCATTTGCATACGTAATGCTGTGAAATTTTCATCACTTGATTGAACTGTTACATTAGCATCTTTTTTACTTGTTTCTTTTTGAGCACTCTCTTTTTTGTCTGTTTCCTTATTTGTTTCTTTATTTGATGTTTCCTTGCTTGTATTTTCTTTTTTTGGCGTTTCTTTAGGTGCTTCATTTGTTACTGCTTTGTCAGTACCTTGTTTTTCTTGTCCAATCTTTTCACCTGTTGCCGGCGATGCTGTATTCATTTTGTCAGGAGTTGTTACGTAATAAACAGATAGTACAACAACTAAACTTAACATCGTTAATAGCCAAACCGTTTGTTTTTTTAACACTTTATTTCCTCCCTATCAATTTTTCGGTGATACTGAAACACGATGGGCTGGTACATCTAGCAGCCGTATTACAGCTTCTTTTACCATCGCTTTAACTTGTATATTATCCACTCCCTTTGCTACAACAAGAACACCTCGCACTTTCGGTTTCTCTGTTCGTAAAACAACGGGAGTTTCTTTATCCCCTTCACGTATAATGACGGTCTTTTCATCAAGGGACTCATCTTCTACTTCCCTCTTACCACCTGTTTTATCTGTTTCACCTGTTGTTTGTGAACGTTTCACTGTATTTTTTTCTAATATTTTTTCTTCAGATGAATCTAAATTCACTTTAATCGTTACATCTTTTACTCCCGCTATTTCTTCTAAGGCTGCTTTCAATTCTTGTTCATACGCTTTTTCATACTTTTCTACAATTGACATACTATCATTATTTTTTTGTCCAAAAGTTGGTACGTCTTTTTCTTGGTTTTGCGTTTTTTGTTCTTTAAATACAGGTACTTCTTCCTTTTTACTTGAAAAGAGACTACTAAAAAACATAAGCAAAATTCCAAGTATGAGTAGGACAAGTAAAAACTTAGGTGTCACCTTTTTTCCCTTCTCATTGCTTTCCTTTTCATCCCCATTCAATAAGTTTCGAAAAAATGAGAACTTCGAATTTTTATCTTTATTGTCCATTTACTCTACCTGTCCCCCCCTCCATTTGAACTTGGATTTGTTTATTCTCTAGTTGCCACCTGCTTGAAAAGAAGTCTTTCATTTCTACATTCGTTTCCTCTACTTTTTTCGGCGGTTCTTTCGTGTTAATTTCAACTGGTTTTACTGTTTCGATTGCATCATTTTTACTACGTTCTTTTTCTTTCAACGTCACAACAACAGATTGAATATCTTTTGCTGACTTTACTTCCGCTGTACTTTCCACTGCGAATATTTGTATTTCAGAGACTGTCATACCATACTTTTTTTCGAATTCTTTTCCTACTTCTTTTTTCATTTTGGTAGCCATCTCTTCTAAACTATATGCACGTGTTAGAGCTTGTATTTCTTTTTTCTTCGAATCTATTGAATTTTTTACAGATCCTTCTGCTACGTACTTCTCTTCATTAAAATTTGCGATTACTTCATTCACATCTGTTTGCAGTAGTTTAAAAAGGGGCGTTAAGATTAAAACAACTAATAATAGACTTACAACGAATTTAACGTACTTTTGCAAATTTGAATTTGGAAGAATAAGATGAAGCATTGTCGCTAAGAGTAAAAAAACGATAATATTTCTAATCCACTCTGTAACAAATTGCATACCCTTCACCTCCTACCGCATCATAAGTGTAATGTTCCCCGCAGCAATAATAATTGTGATACTTAAAAAGAACATAAATGATACGATAGCTAAGCAAGCAAATACATAAATGATGCTTCGCCCGATAATATCTAAACATTGAATAATTGCTCCGCTACCAACTGGCTGTAATACTGCTGCTGCGAATTTATAAATAAACGCGATACAAAAAATTTGAATCGCTGGAAAAGCAACAATTAAGCATAGAATGACGAGCCCGATAATTCCGACTGTGTTTTTTAATAATCCCGATGCACTAATAACAGTATCCGCCGCCTCTGTAAACATTCTTCCTACTACCGGAATAAAGTTCCCTGTTACAAATTTAGCAGTTTTTACAGCGATTCCATCAGCAACAGCTGTCGCTGTTCCTTGTACAGATAATACCCCTAAAAAAATCGTTAAAAAAATACCGATAATTCCAACGCTAACGTTTTGCAGAAGCTTGGACAATTTCGTAACTTTATATTGATCACTCATCGTACTTACAATACTTAATATCGTTGCAAGTAATAAAAGTGGTAGAACGATATAATTCATCAAAAGCCCGCTCGTGTTCATTAAAAAGATGATAATCGGATGAAAAAACGATACAGATACAACACCACCTCCAGTTGCTATGAGTGCAAGCAAGATTGGCAATAGCGCTAATATGAAATCTACCATTGTTTGTATCGTTTCTCTTGCATATGTCATGACGACATAAAAACTATTTAAAGCGAAAATAATAAGTACCATATATACAACTGCATCCGCAATTTTACTTACACTACTCTTTGAAAATGCAGATTGCAGTGATTGCAACAATGCACTAAAAATTGTAAGCATAATGAGCGTTCCCAGCAGCTTCCCATTTGCAACAAGCTCGTGAAATAAATACTTTAATAAACCTAGCATCCACTCTTTTATAGAAATTTCTTTTTCTCCCTTTACAAACTCCATAAAACTACCTTTTTGACTCTCTGGTAAATAACCTCCATATTTTGTAACAAGCCCGTCCCAAAATTGCTTCACATCTTCAATTCCGAGCTTATCCAATTGTTGATCAACGACGTTTGTTTCTACAGGAGAAGCTTGTACAACAACCGGTAAAGAAAAGAAAAGGAAGCAAGCAAATAGCAGCTTAGCTCCAAACCCCCTCAACATTCACTCCCCCTTATCCCGTCGGTAAAAATCCGAGAATAGTTTCAATTACAACTGTCAAAATAGGAATCGCCATTACTAGAATTAAGATTTTTCCAGCTAATTCAATTTTCGAAGCGATTGCACCCTGCCCTGCATCTTTTGTAATTTGTGCTCCAAACTCAGCAATATAAGCAATTCCAATAATTTTCAGCAACGTTTCTACATATACATTGCTAACTTTTGCTTCACTCGCTACCCTCTCAATCATTTGTAAAATAGAGTGAATTTGATCAATTAAAAGAAGAAACATCACGCTACCTACGAACACAATAAATAACGACGTAATGCTAGATTTATGCTGATTCAATACAGCTGCTAAAAACGTAGCAACGAGGCCTAATCCGACAATTTGTATAATTTCGATTCGAACCGCCTCCTTTACTGGAAGAGAAAGACACTCTTAATCTTGTCGAATAGCGTATTAATTAAAAATGCCACATGAAATAAAATAACGACAAAACCGACAAGGATAACCCAATTTGCAATATCCTCTCGCTTTAATTCTTTTAGTACAGTATGAATAAAAGCTAAAACAATGCCGATTCCGGCGATTTGAAATATTAATCCAACATCAATGGACATCGCCTTTCTCCCTCCTATAGCAGTAAAATTACGATAAGTAGCCCCGCTAGTACTCCTAAGCTCTTGATCATTTTTTCATATTGCAGTTGTAACGCTTTCGCTTCTTCTTCTTCTCTCTCTAAATGTGTAATGCATAAGCGAATATGTTTTTGTTGTGATTCACGATCATGTTGTCCGAGTGTTTCACCAAATTGCTGCAAAATCTCGTACTCAGTTTGTTGAAATGCTGTTAGCTTCCAATTTTCTTTCAAACTATCTATCCAAGCTTCTCTTACTGTTTGTTCTCCGCTTTCTAGCCTTCTAGCGAAACTTTGAAATATCCAATTTAACGGCTTCGGCATTTGTTTCACTAATCGCTCGGCAGCTTCAGACAAAGGTGTGTGCCCATACATAATTTCTGCCTCTAATGATTGAAGTGCCGCTTTTAATAATCTAAGTTGCCTTGGTCTCTCACTGTATCTTTTAGCGTATGAAAATCCGAAAAAGGTGCTGACCGCAACGATTAACACTGCACCAAATATTTTCACCATACGCTTTGCGCCTTTCTATGAGGTAATACCGATTTTCCATATTTATCTTTTACTTGCATAACTGTTCCTGGCCCTCTTGCTTTTGATAGCTCCACAAACCTATCAAATATGCCGAGCTCCAGCACCGCCTTTAGTGATGGGCGTTTCAAAACATCATCATAAGAAAATCCATGTGCGCTTATAAAAAGCTGAACCCCTGCATGCACCGCCTCCATAATTGCTTCACTATCTTCTTTACGCCCAATTTCATCTACAATCAAAATATCTGGACTCATAGAACGAATCATCATCATCATTCCTTCAGCTTTTGGACATGCGTCTAACACATCTACTCGCGTGCCAAAGTCATATTGCGGAATACCTTTCACGCAGCCTGCAATTTCTGACCGCTCATCTACAATCCCCACTTTACAAGAAGGAATTTTCGAAACACTTACACCTTGACTCATACAACGTGCTACATCTCTTAAAAGTGTTGTTTTCCCCGTTTGCGGCGGGCCAATTACCATCGTGTTTAACCATCGTGATTCATACAAGTACGGTAAAAGTGGTTCAGCAATCCCTATTTTTTGACGAGCAATACGAATATTAAAGGAAGAGACATCTCGAATCATTTTCACTGCGCTTTTTTCTGTAATGACTTTTCCAGCTAAGCCGATTCTATGTCCTCCTCGAAGTGTCACATACCCACGTTTTAATTCCTCTTCCATCGTATAAATTGAGAATTGACTTAACTTATTCAATAAGTAAATTGCATCCTCTGCTGTAACGATATAGTCATAAAAAAACACTTCGCCATGAGCAATACACTCTAGCGGTCTTCCAATTCGAACACGAATTTCCTCTAGAGCATCGTATTGCTTACAACTTTCCACTAGCTGCTTCATCGTTTTCGGTAAAACTTCTAATACTTCTTTCATCAGCTTCTCCCCACTATACCTGGCTTACTTATTTCAACAACGCGATAAAAATGCAGCCAATTCCAAGCGCTAGAAAAAAGAGTTTCAAGAAAGAAATCTCACTTGCCACACTCGCTATGCCTATTGTCATTGTTAAAATTAATACGGTCGGTCCAACAAACGCCAACATACCATTTATAAACAATGCTTTTTTCGCATCATTCACATAAAGCATAAGCAAAGCGGCGAATATTTCCGCGCTACCTGAAAACAACCGAAGTAACCCCATTACAAGCACGGATGTTTCCATTGCCGCTAGCCACTGTTTCATTCTCCCACCTTCTCCCATAACGGTTACTAATGCTATATGCTGAAAAAGAATATATTTGTACAACCATATGCAGGGGTTGTCTATTTCAGAAGTAAAAACATAATTTTTCTCTGTCACCCTCATTTAATCTGAATATTCGTATTACCGAATGGTATTTTATGGTACATTTAATAAGAAAGGGGTTTTG includes these proteins:
- the accC gene encoding acetyl-CoA carboxylase biotin carboxylase subunit, translating into MIKKVLIANRGEIAVRIIRACKEMDIETVAIYSEADKESLHVQIADEAYCVGPTISKESYLNLTNIISVAKLTGCDAIHPGYGFLAENADFAELCRECNLIFIGPSPEAISKMGTKDVARDTMKEAGVPIVPGSQGIIKNTEEAIELANQIGYPVIIKATAGGGGKGIRVARHEEELVKGIQITQQEASTAFGNPGVYLEKYVEDFRHVEIQIMADTHGNAIHLGERDCTIQRRLQKLLEESPSPALDENVRKQMGDAAVKAAVAVDYTGAGTVEFIYEYRTKSFYFMEMNTRIQVEHPVTEMVTGMDLIKEQIRVASGEKLSLQQEEVQFNGWAIECRINAENPAKKFMPSPGKVEMYLPPGGFGIRVDSAVYPGYSIPPFYDSMVAKLIVHGKTREEAIAKMKRALSEFVIEGVHTTIPFHLQLLDHPDFVKGEFNTKFLEEHELVTQ
- the accB gene encoding acetyl-CoA carboxylase biotin carboxyl carrier protein; amino-acid sequence: MFKIQEVRELIKLIDSSNIDEFEYKKDGTTIKMKKRGNEVVAVQAPVAKQAVQPVAPVEVETTVAAAQVEVPKQEEKKSVQHENLHKITSPMVGTFYSSSSPDTPAYVSVGDRVSKDSIVCIVEAMKLFNEIDADVDGEIVEILVNNGQLVEYGQPLFLVKA
- a CDS encoding SpoIIIAH-like family protein, which produces MLKKQTVWLLTMLSLVVVLSVYYVTTPDKMNTASPATGEKIGQEKQGTDKAVTNEAPKETPKKENTSKETSNKETNKETDKKESAQKETSKKDANVTVQSSDENFTALRMQMEDQRSEEKSRLQEVMNSAKSSATEKSKAKDNFDAITTMETKQELLETVIKSQGGYKDALVRADGTDIRVTVKAAKHSQKEANKIIQLVRSEGGSKDVGVKFDPPTK
- the spoIIIAG gene encoding stage III sporulation protein AG, which encodes MDNKDKNSKFSFFRNLLNGDEKESNEKGKKVTPKFLLVLLILGILLMFFSSLFSSKKEEVPVFKEQKTQNQEKDVPTFGQKNNDSMSIVEKYEKAYEQELKAALEEIAGVKDVTIKVNLDSSEEKILEKNTVKRSQTTGETDKTGGKREVEDESLDEKTVIIREGDKETPVVLRTEKPKVRGVLVVAKGVDNIQVKAMVKEAVIRLLDVPAHRVSVSPKN
- the spoIIIAF gene encoding stage III sporulation protein AF translates to MQFVTEWIRNIIVFLLLATMLHLILPNSNLQKYVKFVVSLLLVVLILTPLFKLLQTDVNEVIANFNEEKYVAEGSVKNSIDSKKKEIQALTRAYSLEEMATKMKKEVGKEFEKKYGMTVSEIQIFAVESTAEVKSAKDIQSVVVTLKEKERSKNDAIETVKPVEINTKEPPKKVEETNVEMKDFFSSRWQLENKQIQVQMEGGTGRVNGQ
- the spoIIIAE gene encoding stage III sporulation protein AE — translated: MLRGFGAKLLFACFLFFSLPVVVQASPVETNVVDQQLDKLGIEDVKQFWDGLVTKYGGYLPESQKGSFMEFVKGEKEISIKEWMLGLLKYLFHELVANGKLLGTLIMLTIFSALLQSLQSAFSKSSVSKIADAVVYMVLIIFALNSFYVVMTYARETIQTMVDFILALLPILLALIATGGGVVSVSFFHPIIIFLMNTSGLLMNYIVLPLLLLATILSIVSTMSDQYKVTKLSKLLQNVSVGIIGIFLTIFLGVLSVQGTATAVADGIAVKTAKFVTGNFIPVVGRMFTEAADTVISASGLLKNTVGIIGLVILCLIVAFPAIQIFCIAFIYKFAAAVLQPVGSGAIIQCLDIIGRSIIYVFACLAIVSFMFFLSITIIIAAGNITLMMR
- the spoIIIAD gene encoding stage III sporulation protein AD, which translates into the protein MQIVGLGLVATFLAAVLNQHKSSITSLFIVFVGSVMFLLLIDQIHSILQMIERVASEAKVSNVYVETLLKIIGIAYIAEFGAQITKDAGQGAIASKIELAGKILILVMAIPILTVVIETILGFLPTG
- the spoIIIAC gene encoding stage III sporulation protein AC codes for the protein MSIDVGLIFQIAGIGIVLAFIHTVLKELKREDIANWVILVGFVVILFHVAFLINTLFDKIKSVFLFQ
- the spoIIIAB gene encoding stage III sporulation protein SpoIIIAB codes for the protein MVKIFGAVLIVAVSTFFGFSYAKRYSERPRQLRLLKAALQSLEAEIMYGHTPLSEAAERLVKQMPKPLNWIFQSFARRLESGEQTVREAWIDSLKENWKLTAFQQTEYEILQQFGETLGQHDRESQQKHIRLCITHLEREEEEAKALQLQYEKMIKSLGVLAGLLIVILLL
- the spoIIIAA gene encoding stage III sporulation protein AA, with protein sequence MKEVLEVLPKTMKQLVESCKQYDALEEIRVRIGRPLECIAHGEVFFYDYIVTAEDAIYLLNKLSQFSIYTMEEELKRGYVTLRGGHRIGLAGKVITEKSAVKMIRDVSSFNIRIARQKIGIAEPLLPYLYESRWLNTMVIGPPQTGKTTLLRDVARCMSQGVSVSKIPSCKVGIVDERSEIAGCVKGIPQYDFGTRVDVLDACPKAEGMMMMIRSMSPDILIVDEIGRKEDSEAIMEAVHAGVQLFISAHGFSYDDVLKRPSLKAVLELGIFDRFVELSKARGPGTVMQVKDKYGKSVLPHRKAQSVW
- a CDS encoding YqhV family protein gives rise to the protein MKQWLAAMETSVLVMGLLRLFSGSAEIFAALLMLYVNDAKKALFINGMLAFVGPTVLILTMTIGIASVASEISFLKLFFLALGIGCIFIALLK